In Streptomyces nodosus, one DNA window encodes the following:
- a CDS encoding IS66 family transposase, whose protein sequence is MNSRTPGQWRPAVLPLRHPPAGVQLCCAHLLRDLQGVIDNAPDEEHAAWVTAAQRILREAGQAAGQAHAAGHTTFHASEHARVEKEFRTAARCGISVDPHTGGKKPKARQLAERLIDRAQQVLRFTWDFTPGLTWTNNAFEQALRDIKVKRKVSGCRRGLTRARRYPRIRSSLTTTRAHGLTAVRAIHDALTGTPWLPPATT, encoded by the coding sequence TTGAATTCGAGGACGCCCGGTCAATGGCGACCGGCGGTCCTCCCCTTACGACACCCACCCGCCGGAGTTCAGCTGTGCTGCGCGCACCTGCTGCGCGACCTGCAAGGCGTCATCGACAACGCACCCGACGAGGAGCACGCGGCCTGGGTGACGGCGGCTCAGCGAATCCTGCGCGAGGCCGGACAGGCCGCCGGGCAAGCCCATGCCGCCGGACACACCACGTTCCACGCGAGCGAACACGCCCGGGTCGAGAAGGAGTTCCGCACCGCGGCCCGGTGCGGGATCAGCGTCGACCCGCACACCGGCGGGAAGAAGCCCAAGGCCCGCCAGCTCGCCGAGCGCCTCATCGACAGGGCCCAACAAGTCCTCCGCTTCACCTGGGACTTCACGCCCGGGCTCACCTGGACCAACAACGCATTCGAACAGGCCTTACGGGACATCAAGGTCAAGAGGAAAGTCAGCGGATGCCGGCGCGGACTGACCCGAGCCCGCCGCTACCCACGCATCCGCTCCTCCCTCACCACCACCCGCGCGCACGGGCTCACCGCTGTGCGCGCCATCCACGACGCACTCACCGGCACCCCATGGCTCCCACCCGCCACCACGTGA
- a CDS encoding DUF6069 family protein encodes MTSSNPAATNSAPRRRALPAWQAVAGAAALAAVVNLIVLYIGDAAGASLALKLDGKPDDIGAGDVIFMSLVAPALGITAVVLLARWKPVFLRVGQLVSGAVAVLTAIGPLTLDTDGGTAATLITMHLFVGFVAVAALEVIRRSRV; translated from the coding sequence ATGACCAGCAGTAACCCCGCCGCCACCAACTCCGCTCCAAGGCGGCGGGCACTGCCCGCGTGGCAGGCCGTGGCAGGGGCCGCCGCCCTCGCCGCGGTCGTCAATCTGATCGTCCTGTACATCGGGGACGCCGCCGGGGCTTCGCTGGCCCTGAAGCTCGACGGCAAGCCCGACGACATCGGCGCCGGCGACGTGATCTTCATGTCCCTCGTCGCGCCGGCGCTCGGCATCACGGCCGTCGTGCTCCTGGCCCGCTGGAAGCCGGTGTTCCTGCGGGTGGGTCAGCTCGTGAGCGGCGCGGTGGCGGTACTCACCGCCATCGGCCCGCTCACCCTGGACACCGACGGCGGCACCGCCGCCACGCTGATCACGATGCACCTGTTCGTCGGCTTCGTCGCGGTGGCCGCGTTGGAAGTGATCCGCCGCTCCCGCGTCTGA